Proteins found in one Drosophila innubila isolate TH190305 chromosome X, UK_Dinn_1.0, whole genome shotgun sequence genomic segment:
- the LOC117793731 gene encoding WD repeat-containing protein 46: MTKTAPKGRNKPPARYFDSATDKSDDVKHIKLKRKKQQNFTGDFVKMQAHYKLKKPHNEKRNADKKKTEVDRVQKQKIPQEVLDKYSRGDGVDSRGVKTRHFKEQQERKEVYLEYATEQAARTELLLQETPGQLEADEEETTAMYRQSEIVANVDLQSASKHFDLKLDFGPYKMRYTKNGRHLLLGGRRGHVAAFDWVTKKLHCEFNVMESIADVQWLHVPTMYAVAQKEWVYFYDNKGTELHCVKRLNRVNCLDFLPYHFLLAAGNNAGYASWLDVSMGELVGNFNTGLGDIRLMRHNPGNGVLCIGGGKGVVSMWSPKVREPLVKLLAHSTAMTALSVDPKGLHLVTAGLDRAVKVWDIRNLNDKPLAIFRLRLPANELEISQRGMLALSQGNYLETYTNVISGGGTGNRNNLPYLRQRCDAFVHGMRFCPFEDILGISTANGFQSLLMPGAGEPNYDALEDNPYETRKQRREHEVHALLEKIPPELITLDPHEITGVDAPTLQEKVDAKRQLFHLKPPRINMNPRHKMKGRGGSVKAARNKQIVKDLQRKEFISEIRKAKSSVIAAHKQRGRDQDRHEGAEDSSLSGPKQKKEKPVRSVLDRFKPKPVKKPKK; this comes from the exons ATGACCAAGACAGCGCCAAAGGGGCGCAATAAGCCGCCAGCACGTTATTTTGATAGTGCCACTGATAAATCGGACGATGTGAAGCACATAAAACTCAAGcgcaagaaacaacaaaatttcacGGGAGATTTTGTGAAGATGCAGGCGCActacaaattaaagaaaccGCACAACGAGAAGCGCAATGCGGACAAGAAGAAGACTGAGGTTGACAGGGTGCAGAAGCAGAAGATACCACAGGAAGTGTTGGATAAGTATTCGCGTGGTGATGGCGTTGATTCGCGCGGCGTCAAGACGCGTCACTTCAAGGAACAGCAGGAGCGCAAGGAAGTCTATTTGGAATATGCCACCGAGCAGGCGGCACGCACAGAGCTCCTGTTGCAGGAGACACCCGGACAGCTGGAGGCGGACGAGGAGGAGACCACAGCCATGTATCGTCAGTCGGAAATTGTGGCCAATGTGGATTTACAATCGGCATCCaaacattttgatttgaaacTGGATTTTGGACCATACAAGATGCGGTATACGAAAAATGGCAGGCATCTGTTGCTGGGTGGGCGGCGTGGTCATGTCGCCGCCTTCGACTGGGTGACCAAGAAGCTGCACTGTGAGTTCAATGTGATGGAGAGCATCGCGGATGTGCAGTGGCTGCATGTGCCCACCATGTATGCGGTGGCCCAAAAGGAATGGGTCTATTTCTATGACAACAAGGGCACCGAGCTGCACTGCGTCAAGCGTTTGAACCGTGTCAATTGCCTCGACTTTTTACCCTATCATTTTCTACTCGCCGCCGGCAACAATGCGGGCTATGCCTCCTGGCTGGATGTGTCCATGGGTGAGCTGGTTGGCAACTTTAATACGGGACTGGGTGACATTCGGCTGATGCGTCACAATCCCGGCAATGGTGTGCTGTGCATTGGCGGCGGCAAGGGTGTCGTCTCCATGTGGTCACCCAAGGTGCGTGAACCATTGGTTAAATTGCTCGCCCATTCCACGGCGATGACTGCGTTGTCTGTGGATCCCAAGGGACTGCATCTGGTGACCGCTGGCTTGGATCGGGCCGTCAAGGTGTGGGACATACGCAATCTGAATGACAAACCGCTGGCAATCTTCCGCCTCCGGCTGCCCGCCAATGAGCTGGAGATATCGCAACGGGGAATGTTGGCGTTATCCCAGGGCAACTACCTGGAGACCTATACGAATGTGATCAGCGGCGGCGGCACCGGCAACCGGAATAATCTTCCCTATCTCCGACAGCGTTGCGATGCCTTTGTCCATGGCATGCGCTTCTGTCCCTTTGAGGATATCCTGGGCATATCCACAGCAAATGGTTTTCAATCTCTGCTGATGCCAGGCGCTGGCGAACCCAACTACGATGCCCTCGAGGATAATCCGTATGAGACGAGGAAACAGAGACGTGAGCACGAAGTGCATGCATTGCTCGAGAAGATTCCACCCGAATTGATCACATTGGATCCACATGAGATCACCGGCGTGGATGCGCCCACGCTGCAGGAGAAGGTCGATGCTAAGCGGCAGCTGTTCCACTTGAAACCGCCACGAATCAACATGAATCCCCGGCACAAGATGAAGGGACGCGGTGGCAGTGTCAAGGCGGCACGCAACAAGCAAATCGTCAAGGATCTGCAGCGCAAG GAGTTCATCTCGGAGATTCGCAAAGCCAAGAGTAGCGTTATCGCTGCCCACAAGCAACGTGGTCGAGATCAGGACAGGCACGAGGGGGCGGAAGATTCGTCTTTGTCTGGGCCCAagcagaaaaaagaaaaacctgTGCGCTCCGTTCTGGATCGCTTCAAACCGAAGCCCGTCAAGAAGCCCAAGAaatag
- the LOC117793937 gene encoding testis-expressed protein 10 — MGGHHKKNLRAEKAKVKLKGAKLPKGLNVTKTDFKVRKIEIRGQLTESSLISSNGQRRQLNLKETLSRLRHYNLKFRTDALRNVRDAVKLGEAEHLVGHLNELFQGIAGGALDMERDVRREAFKTLDVLLEALSTQAVVPFFHIIAAYLRCAMTHVQPAIQEDSLLLLDVLLQRVPSSMLAERSASTIIGHFIDMISRTRHDTQHTNRLLTVRMGQGQGQQTTIKWRTKVLLRLQQILGTLLQQHNSGSGSGSDAHSQSRTIHFDKQTPQFYNVLCPLRVDSRGLHALLGERLRQADDQQLRGYVEQLMPLLQDNWLEVRPQQQPQQQQQQQQQLLLSVDAAESLHVLLDIMTQLWQLVHQYESVQQEHTRHLSNWMRQTYASSFMRHFVKDCSYPYQRIPQLTQPTPDKKQKRKRSKLNASQGELCIAQNLSLVQLVCHFYPEPEEQQRDDYSSLLMYINQCLRQLHSVSPDEQLRLVAALRALLLDNGDKLLQLQPHQMGSVMSNCIEAYVAQHYTTREGVATRVLNLLCLVVQRRELYDGYGGEAQFATFLNYLPQLLLKPSVADATLTAMSTLCRQQNGVFMSALAENAVQVLANLEQLQVTGDASNDDNRRFENQKRILNLFYYARQKSDSSRLQAALKHLEEHSSERIASYFKCLLSYD; from the coding sequence ATGGGCGGACATCACAAGAAGAACTTGCGTGCGGAGAAGGCGAAAGTGAAATTGAAGGGCGCCAAGCTGCCCAAGGGCCTCAATGTGACGAAAACGGACTTTAAGGTGCGCAAAATAGAGATACGCGGACAGCTGACGGAATCGTCGCTAATCTCGAGCAACGGACAGCGGCGTCAGTTGAACCTGAAGGAGACCTTGTCCCGACTCCGGCACTACAATTTAAAGTTTCGCACGGATGCGTTGCGCAATGTGCGAGATGCCGTTAAGCTGGGAGAGGCGGAACATCTCGTTGGGCATCTGAATGAGCTGTTCCAGGGCATTGCCGGTGGCGCCTTGGACATGGAGCGGGATGTGCGACGTGAGGCATTCAAAACGCTGGATGTGCTGCTGGAGGCGCTGTCCACACAGGCGGTAGTGCCCTTCTTTCACATCATTGCGGCGTATTTGCGTTGTGCCATGACGCATGTGCAGCCGGCAATACAGGAGgattcgctgctgctgctggacgTGCTGCTGCAACGTGTGCCATCGAGTATGCTGGCGGAACGCAGTGCGTCCACCATCATTGGTCACTTCATCGATATGATATCGCGCACACGCCACGACACACAGCACACAAATCGCCTGCTAACTGTGAGAATGGGCCAGGGACAAGGACAACAGACGACCATCAAGTGGCGCACAAAGGTGCTGCTGCGTCTGCAGCAGATCCTGGGCACATTGCTGCAGCAGCACAACAGTGggagtggcagtggcagtgacGCCCATTCCCAGTCGAGGACAATTCACTTTGACAAGCAGACGCCACAGTTTTATAATGTGCTGTGTCCACTGCGTGTGGACAGTCGTGGTTTGCATGCTCTGCTGGGCGAGCGCCTGCGTCAGGCGGATGATCAGCAGCTGCGTGGTTATGTGGAGCAGCTGATGCCGCTGCTGCAGGACAACTGGCTGGAGGTGCGaccgcaacagcagccacaacaacaacaacagcagcagcagcaactgctgctCTCTGTGGATGCAGCTGAGAGTCTGCATGTGCTGCTGGACATCATGACACAGCTGTGGCAGCTGGTGCATCAATACGAGTCCGTGCAGCAGGAGCACACACGACACTTGAGCAACTGGATGCGTCAAACTTATGCCAGCAGTTTTATGCGACACTTTGTCAAGGATTGCAGCTATCCATATCAAAGGATTCCCCAGCTGACTCAGCCAACTCCTGACAAGAAgcagaagagaaagagaagcaaACTGAATGCCTCGCAAGGAGAACTGTGCATTGCCCAGAATCTGAGTCTGGTGCAGCTCGTCTGTCACTTCTACCCAGAACCGGAGGAGCAACAACGCGATGACTACAGTTCCCTCCTGATGTATATTAACCAATGTCTGCGACAGCTGCACAGCGTGTCGCCGGATGAGCAACTGCGTCTGGTGGCCGCATTGCGTGCCTTGTTGCTGGACAATGGCGAcaagctgctgcagttgcagcccCATCAAATGGGCAGCGTGATGAGCAACTGCATCGAGGCGTATGTGGCACAACACTATACAACACGCGAGGGTGTTGCCACACGTGTCCTCAATCTATTGTGCCTCGTTGTGCAGCGCAGGGAACTCTATGATGGCTACGGGGGCGAGGCACAGTTTGCCACATTCCTCAACTATCtgccacagttgctgctgAAGCCAAGTGTGGCAGATGCCACATTGACGGCCATGTCAACACTCTGCCGCCAACAGAATGGCGTCTTCATGTCCGCTCTGGCGGAGAATGCTGTCCAGGTGCTGGCCAACTTGGAGCAGCTTCAGGTCACTGGCGACGCCAGCAATGATGACAATCGCCGATTCGAGAACCAGAAACGCATCCtcaatctattttattatGCCCGTCAGAAGAGTGATTCCAGCAGACTGCAGGCAGCTCTAAAGCATCTGGAGGAGCACTCTTCCGAGCGCATTGCCAGCTACTTCAAGTGCCTGCTAAGCTATGACTAA